Proteins co-encoded in one Trueperella abortisuis genomic window:
- a CDS encoding DsbA family protein codes for MNKNARNLVIAAVVAATLVLAVVVALLLNRTSDSTPSASDSATNSATATPSPEAGGDPTASGTPNPEPSAPSQQLKELVQGLWRLDPDDPMAVGDVDADVVVQIYYDFRCGYCAQAATQTEPQMQHYVDDGTVRIEYHNLAILGDESVLLAQGSVAAANQGKFLEYHSYIYDHQVAGNPVEATEDALVAVAKEIGVADLDQFRTDMTSEAAVAAVADGRTTAQNLGITGTPAFIVGYSYLPGFVPIETMDQVIAAELARPAA; via the coding sequence ATGAATAAGAACGCCCGTAACCTCGTCATCGCCGCCGTCGTGGCGGCCACGCTGGTCCTCGCGGTCGTCGTCGCCCTGTTGCTCAACCGCACCTCAGACTCGACGCCGTCCGCGTCGGACTCGGCGACGAACTCGGCTACCGCCACCCCCAGCCCCGAGGCCGGCGGCGACCCCACCGCGTCGGGTACCCCCAACCCGGAGCCATCCGCCCCCAGCCAGCAGCTCAAGGAGCTGGTGCAGGGCCTGTGGCGCCTCGACCCGGACGATCCGATGGCGGTCGGAGACGTCGACGCCGACGTCGTCGTGCAGATCTACTACGACTTCCGCTGCGGCTACTGCGCGCAGGCCGCAACCCAGACCGAGCCTCAGATGCAGCACTACGTCGACGACGGGACCGTTCGCATCGAATACCACAACCTCGCCATCCTGGGCGACGAGTCCGTGCTCCTCGCGCAGGGCTCGGTGGCGGCCGCGAACCAGGGCAAGTTCCTCGAGTACCACTCCTACATCTACGACCACCAGGTGGCCGGCAACCCGGTCGAGGCCACTGAGGACGCGCTCGTCGCGGTCGCGAAGGAGATCGGGGTGGCGGACCTGGACCAGTTCCGCACCGACATGACCTCGGAGGCCGCCGTTGCTGCCGTCGCGGACGGCCGCACCACCGCCCAGAACCTCGGCATCACCGGCACGCCGGCGTTCATCGTCGGCTACAGCTACCTGCCCGGCTTCGTCCCCATTGAGACGATGGACCAAGTCATCGCCGCGGAGCTTGCCCGCCCCGCGGCCTAG